The sequence GGTTGCACCCGTAGCCGCGGCGGCGATTGCATGGCACACCATCGACCTGAACATGCCGGAGATTTAATTAGGTCGGCgatggagaaggaggaagacagCGACAAAGAACTTGCGGTTGGTGTGTTAATGCGGCAATAAACGTCAGTTTCTGGTCCTCATATTAAAGTCCGTCAGTTTCAAGTTGATGAACAGCTGTAGTATTTAATTTTGGTAGCTAGCTTTGGCTTTTATTGTCAGACCGTGTTTTTATCTTGTGCTTGTTGATTGGATCACCATGGTCCGATCTTTCTTTCTTGTATGTCCTCTGTCTTGGTCATGTATTTGCGTTTACATGATTATATAAACTTTATTCGCTTTTATTAATTCTTAGCCGCCTCAAAGTTTCCTAACTCTTGGTTAAGGTTGCATATTAGTTAGTCTAAATTTGGCATATTCGAATCGTGGAGTTTTGTGTACCCATGTTAGATCAAGTTTCAATATTTAGTTTGCATATGTATGAAGTGAGTGATATGCTAATGGTTGGATGCAGATCCAGAAACATAGGGAAGAGACTTGAGATAGAATTATTTATGTGGACAGCTTATGAATAGATACTCCCATTATTGCAAGTGAGCTACATCTACAGAATTTTCTCATGGAGGAAATTTATAGACTGAGGCGGAGGACTTGATGAAATTTAGAGGGGAAGGGGGTAGAGTGAAATTCAGAGGGAGAAGTCGTTTGGATGGCAGACGGGCTTTTGGATAGCTCCCAAATTTTCGTATCCGAGTCAAAAAATTGGCCACCCCTTCTGATCGTGTGTCCTGCGCGGGAGATCCTGATGGCAGCGAAATTCTTGGCCAATTAATTGACGCCCCCGCTTGAAAAGGCGGGTGAGGGCAAAATACAAATAAGGCCTTACAAACTACATACCCCACGTCTTGGATTCAGACTCAGATTACAGAGGCCTGTGACTTCAGATCGGGTGATCTTtgtatttttggaaagattatCTCATGCATTTTCCAATGCATCTAGTCACACCTTTAAAATTTCTTGGGCTTTTTGGAAACCAAGGGGGAAACAGTAGATGCTGAGGAATATCCATCACTATATGTTTTTTTGTTGTTGAGAGAAATCTCATATTGAGGAATGATCCATCAGAAGCCAGTGTGAGGCATCTTATAGCCAGCTACATAAACAGCTACCTCACGACCATAGTAAACTACACACTGCATTAAACGGCGGGGAGCGCGAAGTGAGCCGTTGGATCCTTCTCGCCAGCATCCATCAAAGGCGTTCCTTAACTGAATATCGTCTACTAACTGAAGAATAAAGACTGCAGGCCGTAGTTTTGACACTCCAAATCCCATTAGCATGGTTATCACTTTTGTCCACGAGGGTGGTCTTCAAGGAGGTGCAGCAGATCCTCCTCAAGCCATACATTTTCTTTATGCGGGAACCTAAACCTCAAGCCATACTTCAAACAACATAGCCCATAAACCAAATGATTGAATTGAATCCCAGCCCGAAGGCATCGAAGTCGGCCGCCATTTTGATGGCGAACACTGATGCTGGTACGCTATCATCATATAAATTATTCTGCAAAAAATTTAGGCTTCCATATAACCAGAGTTCAGACAACGTGTAAAGCTACCCGAGTATGTTGAACTAGGTGTCATTTTAACAGCCATCTATTGTTAATACTTCAGCAGTAAAAGTGATGTTAATGACTGCAGTCCTAATTAGCCGTGTTTTGTCCATGAAGAAATGCATTGGAATAATTAGTACTCCTCccctaaagaaatataagagcgtttagatcactagtcagtgatctaaacgctcttatatttctttacagagggagtactgagTAAACTACAGACCAACTGCAGCTTACTCTGAAGTATAAACAATTGAATCTCTAAACATTTTAGATTGTCCAAACCGCAGCTTACTCAAGAGAATAAACAAGTGCATCTTGAAATTTGTTGGTGCAATGTAAACTAAGAAAACATAGGCTGTGTGATCCATACAGCACACATAAATCACTAACTATCGCGAGGAATTCTCTGTCCGTCCAGCCTCAGGTTCTTCTCATAATCGGCACCTCAAGTCTTGTGCCATCTTTGGCTTCTCGCACTCCAGTTCGCCTTCAATAGGAGCATGTGGCCGTTTTGCGGTATCTGGGTTTTCTTCATCACCTAAGAGCTGAATTAATAGACAGAAATAATGTACTGTACATATTAGAAGCAGGTATTAGCAGCTCAAAAAAAGAAGCAGGTATATGTCGAGGACTGAAGAGGCAAATTCGCCCAacacaaaattatactccctccattcctaaatatagagtatatagtttttggcacggaaattaaagaacgcacatggaggggaaatttcacaagttttggtcgagattacacctgactaattgacatgagtaTATAGAGGATCTTgcctgatataaggaaatgtaatcaaattccaaaaataaattatccaaacgagtggtgcaacgcaatgcaccttatatttcggattttttctcaaaaatctatacaccttatatcaaggaacagagggagtatattttatgGATCGACTTGAGTTTGTTACCATCTGTCCTACATTTtcatcctcctcgtcctcgtcctcatcctcatcctcgtcATCGTCGACCTCGACCATGTAGAATATGTTACGAGCACGTTCGAAAGCATCCAGTTCCTGAATAAAAGTTAGGGAGAATATATCTTAAAAAGATTGAATGAGGTTTGCAGATCCAGCACAGGGGCGACGAATTGTAACGATCTTGAGACACAGGGGAGACCTGAAATCTGAATGGAAGAAAAACTAGATGAGAGAAGGGATGGATGGAGCACGCTCACCTCTCGTAAGTGGATGATCCTCTGCTCGAACGTCTTGCCATCGGGACGGTTCATGATATCGCGGATCTTGTCCAGGCCGAATTGTTGGAACAGGTCGGTCAGGCGAGGAGCAAAAGGCGACGACTGCGGATAGGGTGAATAAATCACATCACAGTAGCCTTCGCCGCCGGCTGGTCTGCCACTGCCAGGGCCGGCCATGGTTGCCACAAGGgaacggcggcggcgcgcgcggccaAGGGTTGAAACGTGGATGGTTTCTTTCTTCGGGAAGCAGCAGAGAGGCAGTACATATTTGGGATTTAGTCATTATTAGGCGGGCCCAAATAAGTATGCAAAACGAAATTTAAGGATGGGCCCAATTAGTATGAACCGTCCATTTTGCAACATCCGATGGCTAGTATCACCTCTTGAAATTTTTCCCTTTATGcaaataagaaaaaaaattaacTATGTCATTAAAACATGATGTTAAATTAGGAAATATAGCATGTAGTGCTCAAATTTCCATGTCACTTTTCTACATGCCACGTCTCTGTCATTACATTTTTTTTTATAGCTAGGTTGATAGGTAGCCAACTTGGATAGTGAATAGACGTGTCACTTTCACCACACAAAGTATACAAATTGCATATTCGTGTAGTGAGTAAAACACAGCTAATTCTTGGTAACTTTTTTTAAGGAAAATTCTTGGTAACTTTTGAACCTTTTAACTAAAATCTAAGTACTCACTTGAATACCATAAGGGAAAAAAACTAGGAACAAAATAACTTTGAAGTGAAAAATAATTCAGTTGATGTGAAACAAAATTCCAACATAGAAAAAAAAAATAACAAATCCGCCTACAATATTTTTTTTGATATGGTTTAACTTACTATATCTATGTAATGTTTCACGCTGAAATTTCGGATCTCCGACTGATTAGATAGTTTTTCGTAACTGATAGTGAAACTAATACAATGTTACAAGGTATATTTAGTATGAACTAAATATATATTTTACAATGGTAATACGAGATTAGAGCAAAATTTTGTATTTCTTAGAAAATTTTGATGACTAGAAAATACGTAAAAATGTGTTATCCAATAATGAGGCATGCATATTATGTATGCATGCATTCCATGAATATTTGGTATCAAAAGCAAAATAAACAAGTAGTTGATATAATTAGAATAGTATGCATGGTCCTCTTATCCAGGAGATAAAGGTGATTTTGTCGGGCGTCACCGAGTATTGAGTGGCTTGGGCCAGGTGAACAGTGAACAAAGCTGCTCATAACTTAGCTAGGGAGGGTTGCCTTTTAAATTTATGCAAAACTTGGTTTAGTGCTTCTCTAGTTTGTATTCGAGATTCTTTAGTGGCTGATGGTGCCATGCACTACTAAGTAATAATAAGGCAACTGTTTTCGCTCAAAAAAATGTACCGTTGATGAATGGACAGTTGAGATTAAACATTTCTCTTACCTCATACTCCGTTGATGAATGGTCAAATGTACCGTTAATGAATGGTCTCGGAGTAGAAGGTAAGAGGAGCATCTTAGAATAACTCGGTAGAAAAAATCAACCACAATAATTACTCAACACATGATTCTCTAATGTGCGCTGCTAACTGTAGTGATAGATCTATTGGCAACATGACCATGCTTATCGCTACCATGTGTCACGTCACATACCTCAGGCGTTACTAGTTGATAGATGATGACAACATTGCTCCCCTTTCAGGACCCCCTTTATATTTATCTCGCGCAAGCACAACACAAGCACACTAGTCctctttcccttgttctttgcttcgACACCATCTATCTCTTCCGCTCTCGTCCCTCGTAAGGTCTATGACCAAGATCTCCTGGCCGCCAGCGCCAGCCGCATGCCCACGAGCCGACCTGCCGATAACCAGCCTTCGCTACCACCGGCAATCTCGCTACCATGCTCCACGCACCACCCTAGCCGTGGACTCAGCTCCGAGGAGGAGAACCTCGCTTTTTCGCTGATGATGCTGGCCAATGGCATCTGGGGTGAGCATCCTGCATTCCTTGACCATGATACAACGCGACCACCGCCACCGCCTTTGCCACCACACGTGGTAGATATTCCAGTGGGCGTAGCCCGCGATTTAGCCCAGGGTGCGCCGGCAGCCGAGGTGACCAACCAAACATCGTCTTCAGTGATCGTGGTTGCTCCAAGGCAAGGTCCCACACAAGCGCCGCCACCATCGTCGGTAGTCGCTGTCGGGCCAAATCTGGTGCTAGAGCGGGTGGTCCCACTGAGCCAAGCGCCAAACCCGGTGATTGTGACTCAACCAGCCCCTGCTCTGGCATTGTCATCCACCCAAGCACGATACGTTGTCGCGACGAACAAAGTGCCATTCAGCAAGCCCAACAAAGCGTCCACACAACCAATCAAGCCCTGCAAATCGCTCACGACCATGGCCACGGCAGTGGAGAACCAAGTGTTGCAGCAGGAGAGCCAACAACTGTTACACGAGTGCCCCCTGTGTCTCAAGAGGTTCAACAAGTCTCGCGGCCTTAATGCGCACATGAAAATCCATCCAGATGGGAGATTGCACCCGTGTGTGTGGTGCATGAGCACTTTCCCCAACTCCTCCGCGCTTCGCTCACATGTCAGGCGCAGCAACACCTACGGCGGAAACAagcaaacactactagggaaaagcctagcagcaacgcgggttttaggcctatcagtagcgc comes from Triticum aestivum cultivar Chinese Spring chromosome 5B, IWGSC CS RefSeq v2.1, whole genome shotgun sequence and encodes:
- the LOC123115606 gene encoding uncharacterized protein isoform X2; the protein is MAGPGSGRPAGGEGYCDVIYSPYPQSSPFAPRLTDLFQQFGLDKIRDIMNRPDGKTFEQRIIHLREELDAFERARNIFYMVEVDDDEDEDEDEDEEDENLLGDEENPDTAKRPHAPIEGELECEKPKMAQDLRCRL
- the LOC123114613 gene encoding zinc finger and BTB domain-containing protein 12-like — protein: MNGLGVEDLLAASASRMPTSRPADNQPSLPPAISLPCSTHHPSRGLSSEEENLAFSLMMLANGIWGEHPAFLDHDTTRPPPPPLPPHVVDIPVGVARDLAQGAPAAEVTNQTSSSVIVVAPRQGPTQAPPPSSVVAVGPNLVLERVVPLSQAPNPVIVTQPAPALALSSTQARYVVATNKVPFSKPNKASTQPIKPCKSLTTMATAVENQVLQQESQQLLHECPLCLKRFNKSRGLNAHMKIHPDGRLHPCVWCMSTFPNSSALRSHVRRSNTYGGNNERKLGLVAAAAIAWHTIDLNMPEI
- the LOC123115606 gene encoding uncharacterized protein isoform X1; protein product: MAGPGSGRPAGGEGYCDVIYSPYPQSSPFAPRLTDLFQQFGLDKIRDIMNRPDGKTFEQRIIHLREELDAFERARNIFYMVEVDDDEDEDEDEDEEDENVGQMLLGDEENPDTAKRPHAPIEGELECEKPKMAQDLRCRL